One Sanguibacter keddieii DSM 10542 genomic window carries:
- a CDS encoding helix-turn-helix transcriptional regulator has protein sequence MSRNWDVQSCHDTVTFMVVIRNEIELGPALRERRERAGLTQAQLALRANVSRAFVIDIERGRRPRAELTRVLAVMRALDSAITLVDHQAQTAEEALADLLGER, from the coding sequence ATGTCACGGAACTGGGACGTCCAGTCGTGTCACGATACTGTGACGTTCATGGTCGTCATCCGGAACGAGATCGAGCTCGGACCGGCACTGCGCGAGCGACGCGAGCGTGCTGGCCTCACACAGGCTCAGCTCGCGCTCCGCGCGAATGTCTCGCGTGCCTTCGTGATCGACATCGAACGCGGGCGCAGGCCTCGCGCCGAGCTGACCAGGGTGCTCGCAGTCATGCGAGCGCTGGATTCCGCCATCACCCTCGTAGACCACCAGGCACAGACCGCCGAAGAGGCGCTGGCCGACCTCCTGGGGGAGCGGTGA
- the wecB gene encoding non-hydrolyzing UDP-N-acetylglucosamine 2-epimerase, whose product MKILSVVGARPQFVKLAPIAHAATARGVEHVIVHTGQHYDPMLSDVFFTDLGIPAPDVHLGAGSGTHGQQTGAILAAMDAVLEEHRPDWVLVYGDTNSTLAGTLSAVKMHLPVAHLEAGLRSFNRAMPEEHNRVLTDHAADLLLAPTDVARDHLAAEGLAERTVVVGDVMTDVLHTVRDALTGAPAPILASAGVEAGEYYVATIHRAESTDDPARLVEIARSLKALDKPVVLLAHPRLLARSEAFGIDWTGGSVRLHAPLPYPELLAATMASAGVVTDSGGLQKEAFLLRVPCTTVRTETEWVETVDLGWNVLATTAEQILAGVQRPAPAPTDATPYGDGHAAERVVDELVRRAR is encoded by the coding sequence GTGAAGATCCTCTCGGTGGTCGGTGCCCGCCCGCAGTTCGTCAAGCTCGCCCCGATCGCGCACGCCGCGACGGCGCGCGGCGTCGAGCACGTGATCGTGCACACCGGGCAGCACTACGACCCGATGCTCTCGGACGTGTTCTTCACCGACCTCGGCATCCCCGCGCCTGACGTGCACCTGGGTGCCGGGTCCGGGACGCACGGGCAGCAGACCGGCGCGATCCTCGCCGCGATGGACGCGGTCCTCGAAGAGCACCGCCCCGACTGGGTGCTCGTCTACGGGGACACCAACTCCACGCTCGCCGGGACGCTGTCCGCGGTGAAGATGCACCTGCCGGTGGCACACCTCGAGGCGGGGCTGCGGTCCTTCAACCGGGCGATGCCCGAGGAGCACAACCGGGTGCTCACCGACCACGCGGCCGACCTGCTGCTCGCGCCGACCGACGTGGCCCGTGACCACCTCGCGGCCGAGGGCCTCGCGGAGCGCACCGTGGTGGTCGGCGACGTCATGACCGACGTCCTGCACACCGTGCGCGACGCCCTCACGGGCGCCCCCGCGCCGATCCTCGCGAGCGCGGGCGTCGAGGCGGGCGAGTACTACGTCGCGACCATCCACCGCGCCGAGAGCACCGACGACCCGGCGCGCCTGGTCGAGATCGCCAGGAGCCTCAAGGCCCTCGACAAGCCGGTGGTGCTGCTGGCCCACCCGCGCCTGCTGGCGCGCTCCGAGGCCTTCGGGATCGACTGGACCGGTGGCTCCGTGCGCCTGCACGCGCCGCTCCCCTACCCCGAGCTGCTCGCCGCGACCATGGCGAGCGCCGGCGTGGTGACCGACTCGGGCGGCCTGCAGAAGGAGGCCTTCCTGCTGCGCGTCCCCTGCACCACCGTGCGCACCGAGACCGAGTGGGTCGAGACCGTCGACCTCGGCTGGAACGTCCTCGCCACCACCGCCGAGCAGATCCTCGCGGGCGTCCAGCGCCCGGCCCCCGCACCGACCGACGCGACGCCCTACGGCGACGGTCACGCGGCGGAGCGCGTGGTCGACGAGCTGGTGCGGCGGGCGCGGTAG
- a CDS encoding glycosyltransferase, producing MKILAVTTWFPSDASPTTGTFVDKDVRAIAQHDDVEVVHLVAPHLADRSTLDAGGADTVDRDGITVRRFVMSPQRPDQMAAARRALEPLVQRSDVVHTMAFSTLLPFAVRRPDRPWVHTEHWSGLTTPSTLPLAWRLALPALKPLLRRPDVVTAVCEYLARPVRAVRSGPTTLVPCIVPQPPALVPRRPLDGRPLELVGVGGLVDRKDPLLAVEVVAELSRRGHDARLTWAGSGPLHDDALALAARLGVADQVTLLGSVDTAGVGAALDAADLFFLPTKADNFCVSAAEALVHGRPVVVGATGGQGEYIEPHVGELVAEQTVSAYTAAVERVAAATADLAADDVAGTIGDRFSAEAVQRGYADAYERAVSRRAR from the coding sequence GTGAAGATCCTCGCCGTCACCACCTGGTTCCCGAGCGACGCCTCACCGACCACGGGCACCTTCGTGGACAAGGACGTCCGGGCGATCGCGCAGCACGACGACGTCGAGGTGGTCCACCTCGTGGCCCCGCACCTCGCCGACCGCTCCACGCTCGACGCCGGGGGAGCCGACACCGTCGACCGCGACGGGATCACCGTGCGCCGGTTCGTCATGTCCCCGCAGCGCCCCGACCAGATGGCCGCCGCACGCCGGGCGCTCGAACCCCTGGTCCAGCGGTCCGACGTCGTCCACACCATGGCCTTCTCGACCCTGCTGCCCTTCGCGGTGCGCCGCCCCGACCGCCCCTGGGTGCACACCGAGCACTGGTCCGGACTCACCACCCCCTCGACCCTCCCGCTCGCCTGGCGCCTCGCCCTCCCCGCCCTCAAGCCCCTGCTGCGCCGGCCCGACGTGGTCACCGCCGTCTGCGAGTACCTCGCCCGCCCGGTCCGCGCCGTGCGCTCCGGACCGACCACCCTCGTGCCCTGCATCGTCCCGCAGCCCCCGGCGCTCGTCCCGCGCCGCCCCCTCGACGGGCGGCCCCTCGAGCTCGTCGGCGTCGGCGGCCTCGTCGACCGCAAGGACCCGCTGCTCGCAGTCGAGGTCGTCGCCGAGCTCAGCCGCCGCGGCCACGACGCACGCCTCACCTGGGCCGGCAGCGGCCCCCTGCACGACGACGCGCTCGCGCTCGCGGCCCGGCTCGGCGTCGCCGACCAGGTCACCCTCCTCGGGTCGGTCGACACCGCGGGCGTCGGTGCGGCGCTCGACGCGGCCGACCTCTTCTTCCTGCCCACCAAGGCCGACAACTTCTGCGTGTCGGCCGCCGAGGCGCTCGTGCACGGGCGGCCCGTGGTGGTCGGCGCGACGGGCGGGCAGGGCGAGTACATCGAGCCGCACGTCGGCGAGCTCGTCGCCGAGCAGACCGTCAGCGCCTACACGGCGGCGGTCGAGCGCGTGGCCGCAGCGACGGCAGACCTCGCCGCGGACGACGTGGCCGGCACCATCGGCGACAGGTTCTCGGCCGAGGCGGTCCAGCGCGGCTACGCCGACGCCTACGAGCGCGCCGTCTCCCGGCGAGCACGGTGA
- a CDS encoding glycosyltransferase, translating to MDPVGVSTTDPATDPVVDLVVAVHTAERPVARAVASALDCQVPVRVTVVAHHVEPARIEANLAGVAVPDGSSVRVLALSDGTRSPAGPFNHGLDAATAPFVGVMGSDDRLAPGALDSWVALQRRTGASVVIARLAHAVAGGGAGRPVPTPPARPGRSTGLDGVRDRLSYRSAPLGLLERATLDRLGLRFTPGLEVGEDVEVVTRLWFSGAPVAFDRRGPAYLVEDDAGDRITYVSRPVDAELAFVERIVDAPWFLAYSGAQRSAAAVKFLRIHVFGLLGNRDEAFWDDDERRSLARVARGLLDVAPGCERVLSRADRAVLDAVLDPAVPVADLLARGRARRRHGRPATLLPRDVRQAFAREAPLRLMAASVLV from the coding sequence GTGGACCCGGTGGGTGTCTCGACGACCGACCCGGCGACCGACCCGGTGGTCGACCTCGTCGTCGCGGTGCACACCGCCGAGCGGCCCGTCGCCCGCGCCGTCGCCTCCGCCCTCGACTGCCAGGTCCCGGTGCGGGTCACGGTGGTCGCGCACCACGTGGAACCGGCACGCATCGAGGCCAACCTCGCGGGCGTCGCCGTCCCGGACGGGTCGAGCGTGCGCGTCCTCGCGCTGAGCGACGGCACCCGGAGCCCTGCAGGCCCGTTCAACCACGGGCTCGACGCCGCGACCGCTCCCTTCGTGGGCGTCATGGGGTCGGACGACCGTCTCGCCCCCGGTGCCCTCGACTCGTGGGTCGCGCTCCAGCGTCGGACCGGTGCGTCCGTGGTGATCGCGCGCCTCGCCCACGCCGTGGCTGGTGGGGGAGCGGGACGGCCTGTGCCGACCCCGCCAGCACGCCCGGGCCGCAGCACCGGGCTCGACGGCGTCCGAGACCGCCTCAGCTACCGCTCGGCGCCCCTGGGCCTGCTCGAGCGGGCGACCCTCGACCGCCTCGGCCTGCGCTTCACGCCGGGCCTGGAGGTGGGCGAGGACGTCGAGGTGGTCACGCGCCTCTGGTTCAGCGGCGCCCCGGTCGCCTTCGACCGGCGCGGCCCCGCCTACCTCGTCGAGGACGACGCCGGGGACCGCATCACCTACGTGTCCCGGCCGGTCGACGCGGAGCTCGCCTTCGTCGAGCGCATCGTCGACGCCCCGTGGTTCCTCGCGTACTCCGGTGCTCAGCGCTCCGCCGCTGCGGTGAAGTTCCTGCGCATCCACGTCTTCGGTCTGCTCGGCAACCGTGACGAGGCCTTCTGGGACGACGACGAGCGCCGGTCCCTGGCGCGCGTCGCCCGCGGCCTGCTCGACGTGGCCCCGGGGTGCGAGCGTGTGCTGTCCCGCGCGGACCGGGCGGTCCTCGACGCGGTGCTCGACCCGGCCGTCCCGGTCGCCGACCTGCTCGCCCGGGGCAGGGCCCGTCGCCGCCACGGGCGCCCGGCGACCCTTCTCCCGCGTGACGTGCGGCAGGCCTTCGCCCGCGAGGCGCCGCTGCGCCTCATGGCGGCGTCGGTGCTGGTGTGA
- a CDS encoding glycosyltransferase encodes MVVASRIFVPEPAAASFRLAALVAALIGQGADVEVLTVRPAPQHGGQDGAPRTDDAETDAHIRRWPVLRDATGTVRGYVPYLSFDIPLFFRLLLCRRPDVVVVEPPPTTAFVVRVVCTLRRIPYVSYAPDVWSDAARGTPAPRVLVDAVAAVESWALRGARRVLAVSQQIAGRVEAMGVDHESLVVVNNGADTRTFTPDGPRTDEGRYFVYAGTTSEWQGADVFVDALRSVLTVAPDVRIVFIGQGSAWEGLQEQARDLPEGSVVFMDAVAPAEAAVWIRGALSSLVSLRPGLGYDFAFPTKVFAAAASGVPVVFAGVGPARDVVAGADLGYAVEYDEAAVAEAMTELATRETDREARTAERTRLSRWARRFGSIERSGEDAARAVLEVAARGRSVSEDRSGVSRLT; translated from the coding sequence GTGGTCGTCGCGAGCCGCATCTTCGTCCCCGAGCCCGCCGCCGCGTCGTTCCGGCTCGCCGCCCTCGTCGCGGCGCTCATCGGCCAGGGAGCCGACGTCGAGGTCCTCACGGTCCGCCCGGCCCCGCAGCACGGCGGCCAGGACGGTGCCCCCCGGACGGACGACGCCGAGACCGACGCGCACATCCGCCGCTGGCCGGTGCTGCGTGACGCGACCGGCACCGTCCGCGGGTACGTGCCGTACCTCAGCTTCGACATCCCGCTGTTCTTCCGGCTCCTGCTGTGCCGTCGCCCGGACGTGGTGGTCGTCGAGCCGCCGCCCACCACGGCCTTCGTGGTGCGGGTGGTCTGCACCCTGCGCCGCATCCCGTACGTGAGCTACGCGCCCGACGTGTGGTCCGACGCCGCGCGCGGGACCCCCGCCCCGCGTGTGCTCGTCGACGCCGTCGCCGCGGTCGAGTCCTGGGCGCTGCGTGGTGCACGCCGTGTGCTCGCCGTGTCGCAGCAGATCGCGGGCCGGGTCGAGGCCATGGGCGTCGACCACGAGTCCCTCGTGGTGGTCAACAACGGCGCCGACACCCGCACCTTCACCCCGGACGGTCCCCGGACCGACGAGGGCCGCTACTTCGTGTACGCCGGCACCACCTCCGAGTGGCAGGGCGCGGACGTGTTCGTCGACGCCCTCCGCAGCGTCCTGACGGTCGCCCCGGACGTGCGCATCGTGTTCATCGGCCAGGGCAGCGCGTGGGAAGGGCTGCAGGAGCAGGCCCGGGACCTCCCGGAGGGCTCCGTGGTGTTCATGGACGCCGTGGCGCCCGCCGAGGCCGCCGTGTGGATCCGTGGCGCGCTCTCGTCGCTCGTGAGCCTGCGCCCGGGGCTCGGCTACGACTTCGCCTTCCCCACCAAGGTCTTCGCGGCGGCTGCCTCGGGAGTCCCCGTGGTCTTCGCCGGCGTGGGTCCGGCGCGCGACGTCGTCGCCGGTGCCGACCTCGGGTACGCGGTCGAGTACGACGAGGCCGCGGTGGCCGAGGCCATGACGGAGCTCGCGACGCGTGAGACGGACCGCGAGGCCCGGACGGCCGAGCGCACCCGGCTCTCCCGGTGGGCCCGTCGCTTCGGGTCCATCGAGCGCTCCGGGGAGGACGCCGCACGCGCCGTCCTCGAGGTGGCCGCACGGGGCCGTTCCGTCAGCGAGGACCGGTCGGGCGTCTCCCGCCTGACGTGA
- a CDS encoding nucleotide sugar dehydrogenase, with product MRIAVVALGKIGLPLAVQFADQGHDVVGVDVNATVVDLVNGGTEPFPGEAHLAEKLAELVPAGRLRATTDYADAIPGADAVVLVVPLFVDEATAAPDFGWMDAATRSLAEHLTPGTLVSYETTLPVGVTRGRWKPMLEEGSGLSEGTDFHLVFSPERVLTGRVFADLRKYPKLIGALSDEGARRAREFYEAVLTFDERPDLPRANGVWDLGSAEAAEMAKLAETTYRDVNIGLANQFGAFAEKVGIDVYSVIDACNSQPFSHIHRPGIAVGGHCIPVYPRLYLSVDPDASIVREARAVNAAVPERVVAQAENLLGSLDGLRVVVLGAAYRGGVKETAFSGVFATVDALRARGARVVVHDPLFSDDELAAHGFDAYHYGEAADVAIVQADHAEYTTLTPAQVPGLRLLVDGRRSTDPALWAGVPRVVIGTGVPA from the coding sequence ATGCGCATCGCAGTAGTCGCCCTGGGCAAGATCGGCCTCCCGCTGGCCGTCCAGTTCGCCGACCAGGGGCACGACGTGGTCGGTGTCGACGTCAACGCGACGGTCGTGGACCTGGTCAACGGCGGGACCGAGCCCTTCCCGGGTGAGGCGCACCTCGCCGAGAAGCTCGCCGAGCTGGTGCCCGCCGGACGCCTGCGCGCCACGACCGACTACGCCGACGCGATCCCCGGGGCCGACGCCGTCGTCCTCGTGGTGCCGCTGTTCGTCGACGAGGCGACGGCCGCACCCGACTTCGGCTGGATGGACGCCGCGACCCGCTCGCTCGCCGAGCACCTCACGCCCGGCACGCTCGTCTCCTACGAGACCACGCTGCCCGTGGGCGTCACCCGCGGACGCTGGAAGCCGATGCTCGAGGAGGGGTCCGGCCTGAGCGAGGGCACCGACTTCCACCTCGTGTTCTCGCCCGAGCGCGTCCTCACCGGCCGGGTCTTCGCGGACCTGCGCAAGTACCCCAAGCTCATCGGCGCCCTGAGCGACGAGGGCGCCCGCCGAGCCCGCGAGTTCTACGAGGCCGTCCTCACCTTCGACGAGCGCCCCGACCTGCCGCGCGCCAACGGCGTGTGGGACCTCGGCTCGGCCGAGGCCGCCGAGATGGCCAAGCTCGCCGAGACCACCTACCGCGACGTGAACATCGGCCTCGCCAACCAGTTCGGCGCCTTCGCCGAGAAGGTCGGCATCGACGTGTACTCCGTCATCGACGCGTGCAACTCGCAGCCCTTCAGCCACATCCACCGTCCCGGCATCGCCGTCGGCGGCCACTGCATCCCGGTGTACCCGCGCCTGTACCTGTCGGTCGACCCCGACGCGTCGATCGTCCGCGAGGCCCGCGCCGTCAACGCCGCGGTCCCCGAGCGCGTGGTCGCCCAGGCGGAGAACCTGCTCGGCTCCCTCGACGGCCTGCGCGTCGTGGTGCTCGGCGCCGCCTACCGTGGCGGCGTCAAGGAGACGGCGTTCTCGGGCGTCTTCGCCACCGTCGACGCCCTCCGCGCCCGTGGGGCGCGCGTGGTGGTCCACGACCCGCTGTTCAGCGACGACGAGCTCGCCGCGCACGGCTTCGACGCCTACCACTACGGCGAGGCGGCGGACGTCGCGATCGTCCAGGCGGACCACGCCGAGTACACCACGCTCACTCCGGCCCAGGTGCCCGGGCTGCGCCTGCTCGTCGACGGGCGGCGGTCGACCGACCCCGCGCTGTGGGCCGGCGTGCCGCGCGTGGTCATCGGGACCGGGGTCCCGGCTTGA
- a CDS encoding glycosyltransferase, giving the protein MSDTTTRVSVVLVAYNRQDLLVEALDALAAQSRPVDEVVVLDNASDDDSARVAAEHPVGARVITLDRNTGGAGGFAAGMAAALDVPREQAPDWVWLMDDDTIPTEDALAELLRAADSYEGPVALLGSRVVWHDGRDHPMNTPRKRPRVSGELMDVADRAGARPVRSSSFVSMLVNAKAVRYHGLPIADYFIWNDDFEYSCRLLRRGTGLYVPGSVVEHRTKTFGATDADPGPRFYYEVRNKIWMITRSGSLTGPERVLYSGASVRRWVKTFLRSQNRSVLVSALLRGARDGVLRSPRPTSVVLAGLPVTSSVARIESRSR; this is encoded by the coding sequence TTGAGCGACACCACGACGCGGGTGAGCGTCGTCCTCGTCGCCTACAACCGCCAGGACCTGCTCGTCGAGGCGCTCGACGCCCTCGCGGCGCAGTCGCGCCCCGTCGACGAGGTCGTGGTCCTGGACAACGCCTCCGACGACGACTCCGCACGCGTCGCCGCCGAGCACCCGGTCGGCGCGCGCGTCATCACCCTGGACCGCAACACCGGCGGTGCGGGCGGCTTCGCGGCCGGCATGGCCGCAGCGCTCGACGTCCCCCGCGAGCAGGCGCCCGACTGGGTGTGGCTCATGGACGACGACACCATCCCCACCGAGGACGCGCTCGCCGAGCTGCTGCGCGCCGCGGACTCCTACGAGGGCCCGGTGGCCCTGCTCGGCTCGCGGGTCGTGTGGCACGACGGCCGCGACCACCCGATGAACACCCCCCGCAAGCGCCCCCGCGTGTCGGGCGAGCTCATGGACGTCGCCGACCGTGCGGGCGCGCGCCCGGTGCGGTCGTCGTCCTTCGTGTCGATGCTCGTCAACGCCAAGGCCGTCCGGTACCACGGGCTGCCGATCGCCGACTACTTCATCTGGAACGACGACTTCGAGTACTCGTGCCGCCTGCTGCGCCGCGGCACCGGCCTCTACGTCCCCGGCAGCGTCGTCGAGCACCGCACCAAGACCTTCGGTGCGACGGACGCCGACCCCGGCCCGCGCTTCTACTACGAGGTGCGCAACAAGATCTGGATGATCACGCGCTCCGGGTCGCTCACCGGCCCCGAGCGGGTGCTGTACTCGGGTGCCTCGGTGCGCCGGTGGGTCAAGACCTTCCTGCGGTCCCAGAACCGCTCCGTGCTGGTGAGCGCCCTGCTGCGCGGCGCCCGCGACGGCGTGCTGCGGTCACCGCGCCCCACCTCCGTGGTGCTGGCGGGCCTGCCGGTGACGTCCTCGGTCGCCAGGATCGAGAGCCGCAGCCGATGA
- a CDS encoding glycosyltransferase yields MTAEQPRFSVLLPVYAGDDPQFLERAFRSVTVEQTLHPAEVVVVRDGPVGAPLAAALAGLPALAASTDVEVRVLELAENVGLARALERGLAACTHDVVARMDADDVSLPERFARQLALVGEGYDLVGTAIQEFADEDAPGIVRVPPLTSADVDRASRFVSPFNHPSVVYRASVVGRAGGYEHLPLMEDYWLFVRMLATGARACNLPEPLVLYRVGAGAYARRGGLRLLRSELRLQWLMRRSGWTTWAQLLRNVVVRGGYRLVPESLRRVAYRRLIVRRGTDTGTGSDTSTGAGSAA; encoded by the coding sequence ATGACGGCCGAGCAGCCGCGGTTCTCCGTCCTGCTCCCGGTGTATGCGGGCGACGACCCGCAGTTCCTCGAGCGGGCCTTCCGCTCGGTCACCGTCGAGCAGACCCTGCACCCGGCCGAGGTGGTCGTGGTGCGCGACGGGCCCGTCGGAGCCCCGCTCGCCGCGGCCCTCGCCGGGCTGCCCGCGCTGGCGGCCTCGACCGACGTGGAGGTCCGCGTCCTCGAGCTCGCCGAGAACGTCGGGCTCGCCCGCGCTCTCGAGCGCGGCCTGGCGGCCTGCACGCACGACGTCGTCGCGCGCATGGACGCCGACGACGTGAGCCTCCCCGAGCGCTTCGCGCGCCAGCTGGCCCTGGTCGGCGAGGGCTACGACCTCGTGGGCACGGCCATCCAGGAGTTCGCCGACGAGGACGCCCCGGGGATCGTCCGGGTCCCTCCGCTCACCTCGGCCGACGTGGACCGTGCCTCACGCTTCGTCTCGCCCTTCAACCACCCCTCCGTCGTCTACCGCGCGAGCGTCGTCGGGCGTGCCGGGGGCTACGAGCACCTGCCGCTCATGGAGGACTACTGGCTGTTCGTCCGCATGCTCGCCACCGGCGCGCGGGCCTGCAACCTGCCGGAGCCTCTGGTGCTGTACCGGGTGGGTGCTGGCGCCTACGCACGACGCGGCGGCCTGCGCCTGCTGCGCTCCGAGCTGCGCCTCCAGTGGCTCATGCGTCGCAGCGGGTGGACCACCTGGGCGCAGCTGCTGCGCAACGTCGTGGTCCGCGGCGGGTACCGGCTGGTGCCCGAGTCGCTGCGCCGCGTCGCCTACCGCCGGTTGATCGTGCGCCGGGGCACCGACACCGGCACAGGTTCCGACACGAGCACCGGCGCAGGCAGCGCGGCGTGA
- a CDS encoding DUF6541 family protein, translated as MSWAESLPAVLALVALLYLPGLGFGLLAGLRGIVLVGAAPAVTATTVGATGVLVDRVGLGWGVLAYALGTAVTLGAGALLGWWRRRTGATWRETLGPALTRAQTVGLVVTWAVSAAAALAVLRPGIGTPDALLQTWDSVFHLNAVQAIRELGNASLVGGLNSLSGPGAPVLYYPSVWHALVALAPGQVPLVANASTVVMACVVWPLGLAALARAACPRTPLAALAAPVVGASFLAFPTVMLSTSGQWPNGLSVAVLPGALAVTALSLRSWHDTRVSGALVALPALAGVALAHASGAFAVVYLLVPLVVGCAVTGVVRLVRAGRWPWALGGSVVVLALVAVAVRVLTGATVLQNTLRYPRPATGTLSDGVRDGLLDVPLSSGAPGNVVVLVLVLVGCVAALVRREAQWLVVGWVVCVALVALATGPENDLRWLTGFWYKSVPRVAALVPVAASVLGALGAVWLGQLAARAATRWPGDGRRTVAAHEGGHDDRARSAGRTTVATATAATVVAWAVPAALLLGAWTASDGFRHDDKVHRMAQGYDPEQIRFGAMVSAEEEGLLRSLDDVLPDDAVLLGDPFNGAALAYAVSGVDVVFPQLGAAFASADQQYLELHFRELRTDPRVCEAVQELGVTHFYADEPAWIEGTDVAARWPGLYGVDVSEGFELIASAGGVGVYAVSACD; from the coding sequence ATGAGCTGGGCCGAGTCTCTCCCCGCCGTGCTCGCGCTCGTCGCCCTGCTGTACCTTCCGGGCCTCGGGTTCGGCCTGCTCGCCGGGCTGCGAGGCATCGTCCTCGTCGGGGCCGCCCCAGCCGTCACGGCCACCACCGTCGGCGCCACCGGCGTGTTGGTCGACAGGGTCGGGCTCGGCTGGGGTGTCCTCGCCTATGCGCTCGGCACCGCCGTGACCCTCGGCGCCGGCGCCCTCCTCGGCTGGTGGCGCCGTCGCACGGGCGCCACCTGGCGCGAGACCCTCGGCCCTGCCCTCACCCGGGCGCAGACCGTCGGGCTCGTCGTCACCTGGGCGGTCTCCGCAGCGGCCGCGCTCGCCGTCCTGCGGCCAGGCATCGGCACGCCCGACGCGCTGCTGCAGACCTGGGACTCGGTGTTCCACCTCAACGCCGTCCAGGCGATCCGCGAGCTCGGCAACGCCTCCCTCGTCGGAGGCCTCAACTCGCTGTCCGGGCCGGGGGCTCCCGTCCTGTACTACCCGAGCGTCTGGCACGCGCTCGTCGCGCTCGCCCCGGGCCAGGTCCCGCTGGTGGCCAACGCCTCGACCGTCGTCATGGCCTGCGTCGTGTGGCCCCTGGGCCTCGCCGCCCTCGCCCGCGCCGCCTGCCCCCGCACCCCGCTCGCCGCGCTCGCCGCCCCGGTGGTCGGCGCCAGCTTCCTCGCCTTCCCGACGGTCATGCTGAGCACCTCCGGCCAGTGGCCCAACGGGCTCTCCGTCGCGGTCCTGCCCGGGGCGCTCGCCGTCACCGCGCTCTCCCTGCGCTCGTGGCACGACACCCGGGTCAGCGGTGCCCTCGTGGCGCTGCCCGCCCTCGCCGGGGTCGCCCTCGCGCACGCGAGCGGCGCCTTCGCCGTGGTCTACCTGCTGGTGCCGCTCGTGGTGGGCTGCGCCGTCACGGGCGTCGTCCGGCTGGTGCGCGCGGGGCGGTGGCCGTGGGCTCTGGGCGGCAGCGTCGTGGTCCTGGCGCTCGTCGCGGTCGCGGTCCGGGTCCTCACCGGGGCGACGGTGCTGCAGAACACGCTGCGCTACCCGCGCCCGGCCACGGGGACGCTGTCCGACGGCGTCCGGGACGGCCTGCTCGACGTCCCCCTGTCCTCCGGCGCCCCCGGCAACGTCGTGGTGCTCGTCCTCGTGCTCGTCGGGTGCGTCGCGGCTCTCGTGCGTCGCGAGGCCCAGTGGCTCGTGGTCGGGTGGGTGGTGTGCGTGGCGCTCGTCGCCCTCGCCACCGGCCCCGAGAACGACCTGCGGTGGCTCACGGGGTTCTGGTACAAGAGCGTGCCGCGCGTCGCCGCGCTCGTCCCCGTGGCGGCCAGCGTCCTGGGTGCCCTCGGCGCGGTGTGGCTCGGGCAGCTCGCCGCCCGGGCGGCGACCCGGTGGCCCGGTGACGGACGCCGGACCGTCGCCGCGCACGAGGGTGGCCACGACGACAGGGCACGGAGCGCCGGTCGCACGACGGTCGCGACAGCCACCGCCGCCACCGTGGTCGCCTGGGCGGTGCCGGCGGCGCTGCTGCTGGGTGCGTGGACGGCGAGCGACGGGTTCCGGCACGACGACAAGGTCCACCGCATGGCCCAGGGGTACGACCCGGAGCAGATCCGCTTCGGCGCCATGGTGAGCGCCGAGGAGGAGGGCCTGCTGCGCAGCCTCGACGACGTGCTGCCCGACGACGCCGTGCTCCTGGGTGACCCCTTCAACGGGGCGGCCCTCGCCTACGCCGTCTCGGGCGTCGACGTCGTCTTCCCCCAGCTCGGTGCCGCCTTCGCGAGCGCCGACCAGCAGTACCTCGAGCTGCACTTCCGCGAGCTCCGGACCGACCCCCGCGTGTGCGAGGCGGTGCAGGAGCTCGGCGTGACGCACTTCTACGCCGACGAGCCCGCGTGGATCGAGGGCACGGACGTCGCCGCCCGGTGGCCCGGCCTCTACGGGGTCGACGTCAGCGAGGGCTTCGAGCTCATCGCCTCGGCCGGGGGAGTGGGCGTCTACGCGGTCTCCGCCTGCGACTGA